In Cygnus olor isolate bCygOlo1 chromosome 34 unlocalized genomic scaffold, bCygOlo1.pri.v2 SUPER_34A, whole genome shotgun sequence, one DNA window encodes the following:
- the LOC121062865 gene encoding olfactory receptor 14C36-like, whose product MSNSSSISEFLLLPFADTRELQLLHFALSLGIYLAALLGNGLILTAIACDRHLHTPMYFFLLNLALLDLGCISTTLPKAMANSLWDTRAISYSGCAAQVFAFVFLISAEFFLLTVMSYDRYIAICKPLHYGSLLGSRACAQMASAAWGSGVLYAVLHTANTFSLPLCQGNAVDQFFCEIPQILKISCAHSHLKSFWVVVIGVCLASGCFVFIVFSYVQIFRAVLRMPSEQGRHKAFSTCLPHLFVVSLFINTCFFAYLKPPSISSPSLNLVVAVLYSVIPPTLNPLIYSMRNQELKWAIRKVILWLFLNSDKLPLFFQK is encoded by the coding sequence atgtccaacagcagctccatcagcgagttcctcctcctgccattcgcagacacgcgggagctgcagctcctgcacttcgcgCTCTccctgggcatctacctggctgccctcctgggcaacggcctcatcctcacagccATAGCCTGCGACCGCcacctccacacccccatgtacttcttcctcctcaacctcgccctcctcgacctgggctgcatctccaccactctccccaaagccatggccaattccctctgggacaccagggccatctcctaCTCAGGATGTGCTGCACAGGTCTTTGCATTTGTCTTCTTGATATCAGCagagttttttcttctcactgtcaTGTCCTATGACCGCTacattgccatctgcaagcccctgcactacgggagcctcctgggcagcagagcttgtgcccagatggcatccgctgcctggggcagtggggttCTCTATGCTGTGCTGCACACGgccaatacattttccctgcccctctgccaaggcaatgctgtggaccagttcttctgtgaaatcccccagatcctGAAGATATCCTGCGCACACTCCCACCTGAAGAGTTTTTGGGTAGTTGTTATTGGTGTCTGTTTAGCAtctggctgttttgttttcattgttttttcctatgtgcagatcttcagggcagtgctgaggatgccctctgagcagggccgGCACAAAGCCTTCTCCACCTGCCTCCCTCACCTGTTTGTGGTCTCACTGTTTATCAACACCTGCTTTTTTGCttacctgaagcccccctccatctcctccccatccctgaaCCTGGTGGTGGCAGTTCTGTACTCGGTGATACCTCCAACATTGAACCCCCTCATCTAtagcatgaggaaccaggagctcaaGTGGGCTATTAGGAAAGTGATTTTATGGCTGTTTCTGAATAGTGACAAACTTCCcctctttttccagaaatga